Proteins from one Halopseudomonas pelagia genomic window:
- the rplR gene encoding 50S ribosomal protein L18, translating into MSDKKVIRLRRARRSRLKQRELEAVRLCVYRSSQHMYAQVIAADGATVLASASTLDSDLRSGNTGNIEAAKKVGLLVAERAKAAGVSQVSFDRSGFKYHGRVKALADAAREGGLEF; encoded by the coding sequence ATGAGCGATAAAAAAGTTATTCGTCTCCGTCGCGCTCGCCGTTCGCGTTTGAAGCAGCGCGAGCTGGAAGCCGTACGTCTGTGCGTGTACCGTTCTTCGCAGCACATGTACGCACAAGTGATCGCAGCTGATGGCGCCACTGTTTTGGCCAGCGCTTCCACGCTGGACTCCGATTTGCGCAGTGGCAACACTGGCAATATCGAAGCCGCCAAGAAAGTCGGTTTGCTGGTAGCTGAGCGCGCCAAGGCCGCCGGTGTAAGTCAGGTCTCCTTTGACCGTTCCGGCTTCAAGTATCATGGCCGCGTGAAAGCGCTTGCCGACGCCGCTCGTGAAGGCGGGCTGGAATTCTAA
- the rplF gene encoding 50S ribosomal protein L6, with protein MSRVAKDPVKLPQGVEVKLNGQDISVKGAKGTLDLNLHSTVEVVQEDGELRFAARPGSVNMAMAGTTRALVQNMVTGVTDGFERKLQLVGVGYKAQAKGQVLSLALGFSHPIEYQLPEGVSAETPSQTDIIIKGIDKQLVGQVAAEIRDFRRPEPYKGKGVRYTDEIVRRKEAKKK; from the coding sequence ATGTCTCGCGTCGCTAAAGACCCTGTCAAATTGCCACAGGGCGTAGAAGTCAAACTGAACGGTCAGGACATTTCCGTCAAGGGCGCCAAAGGCACTCTGGATCTGAACCTGCACTCGACAGTCGAAGTTGTTCAGGAAGACGGTGAGCTGCGGTTCGCCGCCCGTCCGGGCAGCGTCAATATGGCCATGGCCGGTACCACGCGTGCGTTGGTACAGAACATGGTTACCGGTGTCACAGACGGCTTTGAGCGCAAGCTGCAGCTGGTTGGTGTTGGTTACAAAGCGCAGGCCAAAGGGCAGGTTCTGTCCCTGGCGCTGGGTTTTTCCCACCCGATCGAGTATCAGTTGCCTGAAGGTGTTTCCGCGGAAACCCCCAGCCAGACTGACATCATCATTAAAGGTATCGACAAGCAGCTGGTCGGTCAGGTAGCCGCGGAAATTCGTGATTTCCGTCGTCCCGAACCCTATAAGGGCAAGGGTGTTCGCTACACCGACGAGATCGTGCGTCGTAAAGAAGCCAAGAAGAAGTAG